GTATCAAGAggtgatattttttttgtaaaatagtCAAGACGAAACCCAATTCAATCAAACTTTTGTGATCATTAACCCGACcactgaaatgaaagttaaactATTTACATTTTCTAGTTTGCCACCTTCATTAAAGTGTGTGTCATGTCTGAACTATTAAAGTACATCAACTTTCCAATAATGGAAATACACTTGTGGCGGACAGGACTATATTATCTTCTCAACAGCGGCACGACGACGACTTTGATTCTCAGCGGTTGCGACAAACCCGACACCGATAACGGTTGAACAAGACAACAACAACTTCTTCTCTAGAGGCGGCGAcgactttcttcttcctccagtAGCAGCTGAAGCAGAAAATAAAAACAGCACGATGAAAGAAAAAACAGAAGGAAACCAGAGAGATAGATTTTCGTCGGAGCAAACGATCAGTACGGGGAAGCGGATGAGATCGGAGCAGGTTTCAGCCGacaaactctctctctctaaacaggatgggttgggttgggttctTTCAAAGAGAATCTCCCACTAAAACCCAATGATTAAATCAGTCAGCAAAAGAgaaaggaaagagagaaaaaaaaaaaagtagtccCCAAAAAGAACAGTATGCCCTTATTGGTGAAGATAACTCATATCCTCAAACTCAGTCCTCTTGTTTATCAATTccgttgcaccactatctcacGCAAAGGAGACAATTCTTTCTCTAGtatccaaacaccacaaaggagCTTGACTTCTCACTAACATCCAACACCACAAAGGAGCTTGATATATGTCTCCCACCAAAAGAatagtatctatttatattataaagtcAAATATAGTAAATAGTTACTAAAGATTGAACCACAATGTTGGgtcaaccaatacccaacaaaTACGTTAGAATTTTGTGTCGTTAAACTAAGTTTTAGGTTGTTAAAggtaaaattttgaaattattacgCTAATTTTGTATCAATAACATTGAGCCTTACTTCTAAGTATTTGTGATAGGTTTATGATattgttaaagaaaataaatataaaaaaattaattaatcaaatattaataatttatatgatgCATGACAAATTTTAAGTGCtataaaaccaaaattaattttttaattttaaaagtttgttCATTTGACACTAATTTGtgtataaaattcaaatttcccCATACTTTGAGAaccaaatcaaaaaaaaaacaccaaTTAGTTTTCATTTAAAGATTTATGAGACAAATAATATTCCCAAAATAAGCTAAAATATAATcataagttaaaaaaacaatattgtaAATCATCCATCATCAGTAATGGAGTCGTCTTCTTCATCAGGCTGAACAGACTGCTGAAATTCAGAATCCATAATCGCACCATTCATTATATGCACCACAACCTTCTCCCCCATCTTCACATCCACTTTCTCAGATCTCACTCCATTCACTCTCAACATCCCATCCAACTCCCTATACATACACAAATTGAATCCCGATATTGAATCGTAACATACTTCCCCTTGAATCGGAACCGAATCTGAATAGATCGCCCTAGGCAACGCCGAAAATCCCAATACGCGAGTCAATATCGCATAGGTATTACCGGATTTCTCCTCCTCTAAGCTTTCATTTGCTTTGAGACCTAGATCTCTTTCGAATGCTCTATCTGATGGCATGAAGATCGTGAATACTAGATTTTCTGGTAACATTTCGAGTATTGTCTCCGCAAATCTTCCTCCTGTACTCAAGATCTCTCTTTTTTCTGGTGGGTTGTTAGAATTCATCAGATGGGTAGAGCTGCGTTTGGCGGAGATCTCTGGGAGCTTGAAGATCGAGAGGATGAGAATTAGGAAGCAAAGTAGAGAGATAACTGTGGAAATGATGGCAATCGGGGTTTTGAAGAAGagatttcttcttctcttcattGATAAGCTTTGGGATTTGAGGTTAATTGGTGAGGAAGAAGACTGATTCCATCCAATTAGCAAATTGCTTTTATATCTCTGGTTAGGGTTATGGCGAGATTCAACTAAGCTGGCTCTCTCTAGATCATTGTGCCTGTTTAATAGAAACCAGATATTGCCACATTTATCATCTAGAAAAAAACTTGATAATcatcaattattaaaataaaataaaaattaactagaAAAAGTACAAGTTAATGTTAATGaacaaacttttaaattaaaaaataaataaaatattttcatcaattatttatttaacttaataatttaagtaataaGAATGATGTTTAAGAGATAAAAATTCATGAATAATTggttagttttttaaattaaaaaaatattattatttagcttaagacatttgttaattttttaagttttatcatatatattattttataattagaaaaattattgtattagttaagtaaaataatgtaaaattttataatttagtggTAGAAATCATTAAtgggacactttaaaaattaacgGTAGAAAGTTGAAATCATTAACAACAATCGTTaacggcaatccgaacactttaaaaattaagaatcattatatatataaattagttaattaaaaagtcgAACTTAGTcccgcgttaatcaaatttggtgttatttaaaatataaagacttattaacttagttggttaaaatgttaaacttatttttgttaaattgtaACTTTcgaaatatacttataatatttttattaattagaaaaattattgtattaattatttaaaaaaatataaaaattcataatttagtAGTAGAAATCATTAATTTAGTGGTAAGGAGAAATAACATAacttaatgataaaattaataacacattaaatagaaataacattagaaatattaaaaaaaaaattggataagaaaaaataataataataataataataatatagttacTGTTATGTTTGTATTATCGACTTAACTCTCTACATACATACCGCGGATTAAGTATATAACTCATAAACATACTTAAATCAGGCTAATACCGCGGATTAAACATATAACTCATAAACGAGAGAATGGTAGTATTATCCATAATTTGTTGCGAACCTAGGATATCATATAGACTGGGAATGGTGGTATTATATGCGgaccatttgaaaaaaaaaaggttgaggaagttaaattatttatataaaatgaacaaATGAAATGCCtaaaaaaattgacataaaaCAAGTtccaatatattaaaaatttaccaaattatattttcatttttcatatttaaattaaataatatttaatacagttggttataaattttaattttaatatatttgtatttataaagttcaaatatattaataaaatatcattgtATAACCTCAAAAATCCAACAAAACTACAAGTAATAGCTCATCAAAACCACTTTCAATCATCTAAACAGACCCATAAATCCATATACAAGTTTGTAAAGTATGGTAGAAAGTAAACCATAAATACTTTTTGGATTTGAATCTGGTTTGAAAGATAATTTAATGGAATAACCTATTTAGAACATAGTTTAattagagaaataaaaatttattaactttttcaatCCAAATCAAGACTATAGGACATGGGCAAAAAATTATCCTTTcataacttgaaaaaaaaattattaaacaactCTTTTCTTTGAGTTCAATACCGGTCGGGGGTGGCTATAGAATCTCAATACCGGTCGGGGGTGGCTATAGAATCTCAATACCGGTCGGGGGTGGCTATAGAATCTCAATACCGGTCGGGGGTGGCTATAGAATCTCAATACCGGTCGGGGGTGGCTATAGAATCTCAATACCGGTCGGGGGTGGCTATAGAATCTCAATACCGGTCGGGGGTGGCTATAGGGTCAGGGGTGGCTATAGAATCGCACATGAAACCTTTGATTTCTTAGACAAGATCCTAACAAATTGAGCTAGTAGTGGGTTAAAGACAAATTTGGGAAGTTGAAGGAAACAAAATGTTCTCTAAATCTCAAATCAGAGTAGATTAAAGCATCAAACAAGAAGAGAAAAAACCCAAGAATTTTGGTCTAAAcatattcttcttcttgttcatgCCACTGAAAAGATGCATCCATATTACTTGAAACAAGAAATTCAAGAAACACAGACATCATTAATTACCATAACATTGCACTTTCAATTGGGTGATAATAATTGTATCCACCATTCAGAATATTCAATACACAAACTTCAGTGAAAGGTAAGAAACATCCAACaacataacatatatatatatatacatgatcaTATCAGACCAGACCAGATCAGACAAGACATAATTAACAGAATCAGACAACTTGAAGGAAAAAATCATACACCAAATTCAATTACCTCATGTTATTAATAATCCCGACGATAATCATTACTGTAATCAGCCCTAGAAGCCAAATCATTCTCAGCTGCAATCTTCTCATCCTCATACTTCAATCCTTCATCCAATGCCAATCCACCAAGAGCCCCAGCCGCAGCTCCAACAGCCAATCCACTTCCAAATCCCATCTTCCCACTACTACTTCTAGTATTCTGATCATACGGAGCATAATCAACAGGAGCACTCGGTCCACCATAACTAGACTGTCGATCAAAAAACGGCCTTGCAGGTGGAGGTGGGTGTGGTGGTTGCTGAGAATAATAACCTGGGTAGTAGCTAGAATAAGGATCCGAATAAGACCCATAAGGGTTTCCATGAGATGGGTGAGGAGGCGGTGGAGAATAACCTCTATAATCTCGAGTTGGCGGAGGAAGAGgacgaggaggaggaggaggtggaggagCAGTGGAGTAATAATAGTTTGATTGTTGTGGAATTCGGTAATCAGGAGGAGAAGGGCGTTCCTGAACTGCGAGTTTCAGTCGGATCTTACCATGAGGACGGCCTGAAGGTCGTCTGAGTTCGAAGGTACGTAACCGGGTGGGATCATCTAGATCTTGTAAATCCCTAAGTTCGATACGAAGGGTTCCGACGAGTGGCTTGGATACTTCAGAGGGTTTGGAATGGAAAATCTCTGAAGTGAGAATAGAGTCGTGGAGGGGGAGATTGAGAGGGAGGATGAAACGTTCGTTCCAGACAGGATGAATTGAGCCGGAATCGTCAGATTTGGTGGCGAGTCTACGGTCGGGATCGAGCCAGAAGATGGCGTAGGGTTTGAGATCGCCGTTTCTCCAGTTAACATTCTTTAGATGCTTAGCGGAAACGATTGTGATCTCGAGATCGTAAAGCTTCAAAGGAGGCGGCGGTGGTCTGGAGGTTGCCATAGGCGGCGGTTGGTTGGTCAAATGTGTTGTTCACCGgaggagagagaaaggaaattggaaaaggaagagaaaaagaattGATGCCGCGTTATATTGTTCAGGAATTGACAGTTATACCCCcttccttttttcttttttatctacTATATTATAGGCACGACCGAGACGCATAAcgaggtttttttttttcttaaatcaaataaattattaaagtttctaatattattagaggttttttttattaactacaTAATATcaccaaaataaaaacaattagatagaaattttaattattctaatattaGACCGAGACgcatctaatattttttttatttgtctctCTTTTGTATTCTTTTCTTTCATTAaagttattattcttttttattaacgtggaaaaaatatttaatgccttaattttaattatggaTGAGATTTGAaccataactaattaaaattaactattttttatcttaaaccaTTAAGTTACAcactaatatgataaaaaaaaaaaaaaattcaactaaaatcatattgttttttaataaatggtcTATCTTGGGGAGTTGCCCAAGCGGGCTTACCCTAGGCCCTGTctaaaccatatatatattatttgaaaatataaaataattttatccttcttgattttattcttatttctttttCGGAGGATCTCTTTATTACCGGGTTTTACATTCGAATTCTCCGTCTTTATGGAAGTTCATACAATTCAAAAATTGATCGGAGTCTCATGTCTTACCTTTTCTTTCGTGTGATTCGCCTTTGGAGGGGACGCAACGAATGACTTTGATGGTACACTCGACCTCGAGTACGCATtctaggaaaaaaaaaatatgttaacatgttatattataaaactCATTGACTTACATTCCTCTCAAATCTCATAAAATTCAGACAAGAAGACTATCCTTGCGGAAGTTGTCTTGTCTTTGGAGATGAGGAACTAAATATAAAGTTCTATAGCACGAACATTTTTGTTTGGCCTGTACAAACTAGATTAATACGTATTGGGACGTATTAActtaattgattttaaagaGTTGCCACTTTAGTTACTtctcaaagaaactaaagaaagaaAATCAGATATTTAGTTTTAAGGGTTTGGTGTTTGGTTACATGTTAGGAAATGGCCTACGACACTAAGTCCCACACGCTTATCTAGATGAACAATCGCTACTCGAATATAGTTGGTCATTGGATATTTGAAAGGATTGTTACACATGAGTTCTAGCTATAGATCCATGTAAGAAAGGAGTCCATGAGGGTAAGAAAATCTGCATTAAGAATTTCAGAGTATTAGAGCCCCGTTTATGACATTACAAAAATCAAGtatttttccaaaattattttaaaaattctggAAATTTGTATAAATGtcaacaataattttaagaGCACATTGCAATCGAGTTTGAAATTTTCGAAGTGATAGATATCCGGTTATGTGACGGcaaagaaaaacattttttcaaatataccccaaaatttaaaactttttgtggaagtcaaaaatatttttatgaaactgctaaataaattttataatagaaCTCAAGATAGGAGcctttaaatatataaagtcaaacaagtcctaaaaatgatggaattttttttattaatgttaaaaataatatttttaaccatcatgtatttttaaaatttttctaagATGATTGAGAGACTTTAATACATGAAAAGAGTTTGTTTGGTGTTAAATGGAACTTTAAAGccaaaattgtatttttataaagtttcaGGGCCAATCTGGACGTGAACAACTAGTTTAGGGGTTGAAATATTTTGGAATTATGAAAAATACTTTGAAAGAGTTTGAGGTCAACATTGAACTTAAATTTAGTTCAAAGTCGATCTGGACGTGATCAGGAAGTCTAGGGCTAAATTAATTTCgggattattaaataattcaaattggAAGCTTTAGGTCAAAATTGGATGTTGAAGGAGCTTTAGGCTTAAACTAGCTTCATATCTAATCCTAAGCTAACCACATGAAAATGTAACATAGGATCTAGCAGCTAAGATTTTAACCAAGCATTGAATCAATCCAacataaattattcataaatcaaataatcaGAATTATATGAACCATTCAAAGCCGAAATTCAAACTGATGAATGATCTAATTGATTAACTAACatgatttcaataaaatatgtttatcaaaGGATTAGAACTTACCTTACAAAGATAGACATAAGCAACATAGGAGAACTGGCCTTCGGGAGTTAGTTCTCTCAAGTGTAGCTATGCTTGCCAAAAAAAATGAGGGTTAATGCCTTACCCAAAGCAATGGGGGTAAATGGAGAGTTTTCCTGGTTTTAACCGGTTACCACCTCAGTGAATTAGTTGGGCCACGTCTCTAGCTTGAATGATTCATGACCAAGTGGTCTAGACAAGTAACTCATTAAACTGCATTCACCAACTTGAATCAGCCCAATTCGTTTAGTGTAGCTCaagttatgattttttaaagtcGATCCTCTTTTGGTTTCTTCTTTAGCATGCATTGTTCGGATAGAAACTTTGTCGAGGACTTCTGGATAACTCAGGCCATGTTAAGGATTGAGCTTGAGCTTATTGGAAATGTGTGTTCCGAAGCTACACCTTTCGTGTTGTATGTTTTAGACAAGACAAACCATAGGACCTCAAATTTTCGATGGAACGTCAATGACCCAGAATTGTGTATCTTGACTTACGGACGATCTAGCGTGGATTGTAGACTGAACCACAAACGTTACTTTGTGTCAATCGAAAGATGACTCCAAGAACTTTTCAATGGTAGCCCATTCACCCTAAATGGTTGGGTAGAACATGAGCTATGAATTTTCAAAGTGCAGCATATCACCAATTCACTCCTAGAGCTTGGATCCTCAACTTTCCACATGTGGGTAGAAATCACTTTTTAAAGTGTTGTGGCTCAAGTTATAGATTTTTAACCGAGGGTAAGTTGATTATGGTTCGATTTTGGGCACCTTACATTGTTTCAAAGCTATTTCGCGTTTGATGGCTTCAAACCAAGATCGAGATGAGAGGTTTTTGTAGAACACTCTCTTAACTTTCTAAATCATCCGGAATCATCCAAAAGTATTGAGGTCGGAATCATTGAAATTGGTGTATGGTCTTGGTTTTCTTCAAGCCATATTTGCCCAAATGAAGAGCATGAAATTAACTTCTTCATGTATGATTTACGTTATAGACACCTATTTTTTTCaccccaattttatagtttatacttttaataaatccgagtctatacaaattttttaaatccattcacggactcattgcacattttattttaaagacaattatgtatagaacaattgagtttttaaaaaataattgattttgaattcttaATAAGTTAATGTATTAATTTGTCTAAATTATAACACTTAAGAAAGTTATAACGTATTCggtttcatttaaataattaattaccttaatattttaaaaataaaaaaagaatattaaaaaatataaaaaaatatattaacgtttttataatattttaaaaattcattaattatattttttttgataatttgtttatttaattatgttatattagttattttaaataattaatttagttgttggtttttatttaattagattaaatgatttaatttgattaattaaaaaataaaatcattttctttttattagtTGTTGGTTGATTTATCGGATTATTTGGCTGCCTAATTTCAGAGCTATAatgggatttttttttatatcaagcTTCGCATTGACATGGTTATTTAGCTTCTTTTGAATCGCAATTTGGTGGAGCCAATAGGATTTTGGGATTTTCCAAAACTCACGGTTTTTCCACCTTCTTTGTCGGGTCCACGATGGCGATCAGTGTCAAGGAGTCTTACGTCCGGCGTTCCGCGTTCATCCTGGGTTGGACCTGGACTCTGCACATGTGTCTATTTTACTGGGTTGTTGGTTCTGTCGATGAGTCATGTTGTGGTCATGATCAGAGTCGGCCCCGAGGTTCAAAATCGGTACGATGAACCACTAAGCTACaccattttacatttaaaattacaataaaaatttttaaatactttaatatttttaacaagtgGGCTGCCCTGAGGAGCCGAAGGCTTGTCGGGCTTACCCTAAGGCCGGCCCTGGTCATGATGCCTAACTGTCTTCGGCGCGACACTTTCTTTGatcaacatttttttcattaactCCTTCCAAATAGacacaataatattaataatagacatatttaatttaattaatttattagttattttatttatttattttatatatttggatTTTATTCGAAAATTGTTTGGCACTTAATTATTTTGGGTTCATTCGACCACACTATTTTtcagaataattatttatttttaatcctaGACAATGAGCCTGTGtaagaatttttagaaaataattttatagactcaaaattatttataattataaattataaattgggagcgaaaataaatttctataaaacACATAATTTGGTGGTTGTCATTAATCTCTAATGGGTGATTTCttatattgtgttttaaatGATTTCACATATTGTTTATCCCACTAGTATCTGATGTGATGCCATGCGCATGCATAGTCTTACCACATATAATGACAGGATTTATATTCTTTGATAAAATGAAAccaaaatttagatattttccTACTCTTGTTATCTTTAAGAGATTTAGAAACATCATTATcatatatttcaaacttcaacATTAACAGTAGTAGATTGAGATTGAAGCCCAACTTCTTGAATACTAGTACTCCTTTCATTGCATTTTTCATTAtccatataatattattataaaacataGTTAAAACTTcaagattatttattataaaatccaaattgataaaattatatatatatatatatatatattataaaacatagttaaaacttcaaaattatttattataaatccaaattgataaaattatatatatatattatatatattatatatatatatatatatattgagagaaaataaattaattaggaaagaaaaattagttattattgtatgagaaaaaaatcatatttttgtgGATAGGGATGTAACCCCAAGAATCTCGTAGTTTAGCACATGTGGGTGGACGTGGCAATGCATGTCAGGGGTGGCTTAAGGAAGGTTTGATAGTTTCAACCTTAATTTACATGCAagatatcttttaaaataaaatattattttaaaaagattttgacAATACCTTATacccttttaaaattaattatttaaaaataattaattttattcaaattttaataatctagagattgttataatcaaatgacgatttaattttttttataaaattcgatttaaattaattaaacataattaatttaagaggtggatatttatttgaagacagagtcgccaattgattttagaaaaattaataaaaaggtgTACGGGTAAAAACGTATTTTACATTATAGTTTTGTTTAGTTtaaagtttggtgatactcgagaaagggctttcgcgctttATCCTCCGTATCTATTtttaaaacggtctctacttataaagttgtcTTTTGAAAATCGATTATATAACGTTTAAGtttcaacaaattattttttcggtTCTAGTAATGCTTATAGGTTTAACgttatttaaagtattgaaacatcaatatttaaatgatgttaCATGTTGGATGATAACTAGGGTGAAAGATGAGTGATCAGAGCAACCCGCAACTTACCAGCGTGGGGAGTTGCAATGGATGCCAAGATTTAGACTCCTCTACGCCAAAGATCTTAGGGGTACCACAAATAGTTGGATCGTAAGACTTTCTCTCACAACCCACTTCCTTCCTAGACCACTACTCTCCTACAAACATTTTTCCATTTTCTTCTCCAAGTGACATACTCAGAATTCATGATCTcacatttattttcattattgaTCAACTCCTTTAGGATGAGGCATTTAAGTCGTCCAGCCGTATCGACAATGAGAATATTCAAAGAATTTATTAAAGTTATCAATGAAATATAACACGAACTTACGAGTAACGTATCCAATTGGAATTTCAAAAGAATTATTACAATTCTTGGGGCTAGGATTTAGAGTCATACCTAGATCACTGTTGACTTAAAAGTGCCATATCATGTTGTTCATgttgtcatatatataaatatatatttatatatatatatttatatatatatatttctcatcatataaatatcattaatatatatatattggaaagaatgtcaattttatttacaaagttcgacgaaaatgtcaaaattattattaaagttgtaatatatgtatataaacttgacaaatgtcaaatttattattcttaGCAGAATTATTTAACGACGTTAAAATTTTGTTGACATGACATTGCCTCATCATattcacacacacatatatatatatatatcatttcaaACATACTTTAATCATATAAACCTCTTCAAGCTCTTTTGTCTTCCACCCTAAACTAGTGGTTCTAAAACCAAACGGACAACTTACGCTCCTATGCAAGCTTCACATTTTAAATAGGTTCCATCTTTTATTCTCTACTTCGAAAATCTTCTCTAACGCCCTTTTCTATTTCCATCCCGCCTAATTCCAACTTCTACATAAATTTTCTTCCGTACAGTTACTTCCGTTGTCGCCGTCTGATCTTCTGCATCATCACTTCACCAGTCTCTTCATgttagtaaattaattaaagcatAAACTGGATTGTTGTTAGAATCTACTACAATAATAgaagggggttgaatattgttgtttaatttttcactttaaatgcgattttaatcttgttagagattgaaaatctatttatattttttaacaaatcttaacaagctcttgaacggtttcaatTGTAGAAAATGATTGCTAGATTTGAAACAGCAGATGTACGAAGTGAATGATGCAATGAAAGGACAACacaaaattttatggatgttcgaagataaaactcctacgtcatcccttcttttgtttccagaaggattccactagaagactttaatttgtatagcctctacacaaACCCACTCAGATCACAGGTCTTAACACTTGTCTGTTTTAAAATTCTAGCTATCacactctctgttgaacaaacaaCGTTCTGTctaacttacaatactgaaattaCTATCAggtaatacaaaatattatctcTCAACGTGATGTAGTGACTTGACGTATTCACTAGTGAAAAACGATCTAGAGAGAGTAATCAAAAAGCCGAGGGAGTCGCTGTTGTACTTTGATGCCTTTATATATTTGATGCatggcaacggtcgaatctatTACATAGATACGTGGAAAATTTTCGTTTGTCGTACGTCTGACCTACGAGGTAGTGCGCATAAGAATAATATTCGTTGGTGCGTGGCGTACAGGATTGTAGTGCGCGtactgatggaatattcggtaaAACATGGCGTACAGGATAATAGTGCGCGGACTAATGGAATATTCTTATACGTGATAGTTGTACATTTTGGCGTATTAAGATGATGTAGAAGTCTACTAATAGCGAACACAGTTGTTGACGCAACACTACTATTGACGCAACACTGTTGTTGGCTACTCGGTTGTTAGCGCAACACATCTGTTGACGCAACACTTATGTTGCCTACTTGGTTGTTAGCGCAACACAGTTGTTGACGCAACGCTGCTATTCGCGCAACACTACTATTGGCTCAACGTTGTTGTTGGCTACTCGGCTGTTAGCGCAACACAACTATTGATGCAACACTATTGTTGCCTACTCGATTGTTAGTGCAACACAGTTGTTGGCGCTTCTTCAGTCTGCTATTAGCACTTCTTTGCCTTCTATTAAGCACAACTCTGATGTTGGGCTACTCAAttgttagcgcttcttcagactaatgTTGACTACTCGGCTGTTAACGCAACACATCTGATAACACAACCCATCTGATAGTGCAACTCATTAGTTAGGGTACCCAGCTATTAGCGCATGATGTCAGTTCTGTTGATAGCGCGACTCTACTGATGTCAGCTCAGCTGGTAGAGGAAGTCTACTGCCAACGCTTCTTTAAATTTACATGCACATTAAAACATTTGTAGagcttagttttatttatttatcaacgcatcatcaaaattatgtcgtattattttaatcatcataagtttattttaatcaattaaagcgtttttcatatttaaacttaattaacaatttctcctttaatcttaacttaataatttttcccatttttctttctttaacttaatctaac
This is a stretch of genomic DNA from Impatiens glandulifera chromosome 4, dImpGla2.1, whole genome shotgun sequence. It encodes these proteins:
- the LOC124936216 gene encoding uncharacterized protein LOC124936216, coding for MKRRRNLFFKTPIAIISTVISLLCFLILILSIFKLPEISAKRSSTHLMNSNNPPEKREILSTGGRFAETILEMLPENLVFTIFMPSDRAFERDLGLKANESLEEEKSGNTYAILTRVLGFSALPRAIYSDSVPIQGEVCYDSISGFNLCMYRELDGMLRVNGVRSEKVDVKMGEKVVVHIMNGAIMDSEFQQSVQPDEEDDSITDDG
- the LOC124934081 gene encoding protein SRC2 homolog is translated as MATSRPPPPPLKLYDLEITIVSAKHLKNVNWRNGDLKPYAIFWLDPDRRLATKSDDSGSIHPVWNERFILPLNLPLHDSILTSEIFHSKPSEVSKPLVGTLRIELRDLQDLDDPTRLRTFELRRPSGRPHGKIRLKLAVQERPSPPDYRIPQQSNYYYSTAPPPPPPPRPLPPPTRDYRGYSPPPPHPSHGNPYGSYSDPYSSYYPGYYSQQPPHPPPPARPFFDRQSSYGGPSAPVDYAPYDQNTRSSSGKMGFGSGLAVGAAAGALGGLALDEGLKYEDEKIAAENDLASRADYSNDYRRDY